From Actinomycetes bacterium, one genomic window encodes:
- a CDS encoding DUF3662 and FHA domain-containing protein: MGVLDRFERSLDRMVNGAFARAFKSEVQPVEVAAALQRECDDRAAIVTRGRTIVPNEFTVELGGHDYDRLIGYAEPLGSELGAMVREHADEQGFAFVGPVTVAFELHDDLDTGLFRIRSQAVAAPEGAPPAAPETAVPAPVSAALEAGGHTYVLTRRHTVLGRGAEADLRLEDLGVSRRHAEVVLSDPPRITDLGSTNGTFLDGERVTTAELYDGARLAVGSTALVFRYGR; this comes from the coding sequence ATGGGCGTCCTGGACCGGTTCGAGCGTAGCCTCGACCGGATGGTCAACGGGGCCTTCGCGCGCGCCTTCAAGTCCGAGGTCCAGCCGGTCGAGGTCGCCGCCGCACTGCAGCGCGAGTGCGACGACCGGGCCGCCATCGTCACCCGCGGGCGCACGATCGTGCCCAACGAGTTCACGGTCGAGCTGGGCGGGCACGACTATGACCGGCTGATCGGGTACGCCGAGCCGTTGGGCTCCGAGCTCGGCGCCATGGTCCGCGAGCACGCCGACGAGCAGGGCTTCGCGTTCGTCGGGCCGGTCACCGTGGCCTTTGAGCTGCACGACGACCTGGACACCGGGCTGTTCCGGATCCGCAGCCAGGCCGTGGCCGCTCCGGAGGGCGCGCCCCCGGCCGCACCCGAGACCGCCGTCCCGGCGCCCGTCTCCGCGGCGCTGGAGGCCGGCGGCCACACCTACGTCCTCACCCGTCGGCACACCGTCCTGGGCCGTGGCGCCGAGGCGGACCTGCGGCTGGAGGACCTCGGCGTCTCTCGCCGGCACGCCGAGGTCGTGCTGTCCGATCCGCCGCGGATCACCGACCTCGGCTCCACCAACGGCACCTTCCTGGACGGCGAGCGGGTGACCACCGCTGAGCTGTACGACGGCGCCCGGCTGGCCGTCGGCTCGACGGCGCTGGTCTTCCGGTACGGCAGGTAG